A genomic segment from Vanacampus margaritifer isolate UIUO_Vmar chromosome 3, RoL_Vmar_1.0, whole genome shotgun sequence encodes:
- the LOC144049210 gene encoding leukocyte surface antigen CD53-like isoform X1, with protein MDRSCVNCLKNLMVFLNFLCWLCGAFVVAFGIFQSIHSKFASLVTTFWPIYPANTLVVTGTIVTCVCYLGVLGAMKENRCLIISFFILLFILMLVELAMACVFLVYSRVVIDTYFEKDLTQSLEIYRLFSPGENQTIKEDFDAVQHLFKCCGVHGEADWMGEVPISCCEQDPCTFPIHTNWQEGCLIKLRDWFAGNYRSTGAGVVTLFIIQFSCLCFNISLFCHFGRNGLGYL; from the exons ATGGATCGCTCCTGTGTAAACTGCTTGAAAAACCTGATGGTATTTCTCAACTTCCTGTGCTGG CTGTGTGGGGCATTTGTGGTTGCCTTTGGCATATTTCAGAGCATCCACTCCAAGTTTGCGTCTCTCGTCACGACTTTCTGGCCCATCTACCCCGCCAACACCCTGGTGGTCACTGGCACTATTGTTACCTGCGTGTGTTATCTGGGTGTGCTTGGAGCCATGAAGGAGAACCGCTGCCTGATCATCAGT TTTTTCATCCTGCTGTTCATCCTGATGCTGGTCGAGCTGGCCATGGCGTGTGTGTTCCTGGTTTACAGCAGAGTGGTa ATAGACACATATTTTGAGAAAGACCTGACACAAAGTTTGGAGATCTACAGACTGTTCAGTCCGGGAGAGAACCAGACCATTAAAGAAGATTTTGATGCCGTCCAGCACCTA TTTAAGTGTTGTGGAGTACATGGTGAGGCAGACTGGATGGGAGAAGTTCCCATCTCATGTTGTGAACAGGATCCTTGCACCTTCCCTATCCACACCAACTGGCAAGAG GGTTGTCTCATAAAACTGAGAGACTGGTTTGCAGGAAACTATCGGAGCACCGGAGCAGGCGTTGTCACGCTCTTTATCATACAG TTCTCTTGTCTgtgttttaacatctctctgtTTTGCCACTTTGGTCGAAATGGGCTTGGTTACTTATGA
- the LOC144049210 gene encoding leukocyte surface antigen CD53-like isoform X2: MDRSCVNCLKNLMVFLNFLCWLCGAFVVAFGIFQSIHSKFASLVTTFWPIYPANTLVVTGTIVTCVCYLGVLGAMKENRCLIISFFILLFILMLVELAMACVFLVYSRVIDTYFEKDLTQSLEIYRLFSPGENQTIKEDFDAVQHLFKCCGVHGEADWMGEVPISCCEQDPCTFPIHTNWQEGCLIKLRDWFAGNYRSTGAGVVTLFIIQFSCLCFNISLFCHFGRNGLGYL, from the exons ATGGATCGCTCCTGTGTAAACTGCTTGAAAAACCTGATGGTATTTCTCAACTTCCTGTGCTGG CTGTGTGGGGCATTTGTGGTTGCCTTTGGCATATTTCAGAGCATCCACTCCAAGTTTGCGTCTCTCGTCACGACTTTCTGGCCCATCTACCCCGCCAACACCCTGGTGGTCACTGGCACTATTGTTACCTGCGTGTGTTATCTGGGTGTGCTTGGAGCCATGAAGGAGAACCGCTGCCTGATCATCAGT TTTTTCATCCTGCTGTTCATCCTGATGCTGGTCGAGCTGGCCATGGCGTGTGTGTTCCTGGTTTACAGCAGAGTG ATAGACACATATTTTGAGAAAGACCTGACACAAAGTTTGGAGATCTACAGACTGTTCAGTCCGGGAGAGAACCAGACCATTAAAGAAGATTTTGATGCCGTCCAGCACCTA TTTAAGTGTTGTGGAGTACATGGTGAGGCAGACTGGATGGGAGAAGTTCCCATCTCATGTTGTGAACAGGATCCTTGCACCTTCCCTATCCACACCAACTGGCAAGAG GGTTGTCTCATAAAACTGAGAGACTGGTTTGCAGGAAACTATCGGAGCACCGGAGCAGGCGTTGTCACGCTCTTTATCATACAG TTCTCTTGTCTgtgttttaacatctctctgtTTTGCCACTTTGGTCGAAATGGGCTTGGTTACTTATGA